The Doryrhamphus excisus isolate RoL2022-K1 chromosome 1, RoL_Dexc_1.0, whole genome shotgun sequence genome includes a window with the following:
- the LOC131123913 gene encoding lysyl oxidase homolog 4-like encodes MLFLSSLSALLLLLFLYPAELSAQEVQVRLAGSRKVNEGRLEVLYNGVWGTVCDDQVNLNLANVVCRQLGFQQSFTWAPSARFGQGQGQIWLDNVNCRGTELSIAECGSNGWGVHDCTHVEDLGIICSPERRPGFSSASGGDARSSSRNEPRQSRQRPPQQQSENPPPAPPHIPSSYGRGHEIALHRNPPTSRRNRISPQENGHEIQILRRYRGPTAQISRPAAGTTQRQEQDTSRSGTPASRRQAERETNRQSERHQPYSGNHVEPEPVYPVTDSHSIQSSDSVQLTEARLKAVLSGSRGGLVNEGVLEVKYAGKWRHVCSHGWDLTSSNVVCGMLGFTSAEAFDQNAYRKLWDSKLADPSSRLRTQITKKTYWVEKVQCQGGEVSLAQCPAQLSLRRRDGPCRGGMHAVVRCVPGPQFARNGRGRAPPSVSKNVRLKAGPRVGEGRVEVLKDGKWGTVADHLWDITDANVVCRELGFGTAMEALTRAHLGQGSGPIHMNSVQCTGHERSLLDCSFKEVPLYTIKHSQDVGVRCNVPNTGTQSTVRLAGGRDRAEGRVEVLMDVGGTKRWGSVCSENWGINEAMVVCRQLGLGFASRAHQETWYWTSSSDARDVVLSGSHCAGSETSIQQCRKNTHVYCPRGGDGRAAGVTCVETAPDLVVDAQLVQETAYLEDRPLHLLSCANEENCLSSSAARMQWPYGHRRLLRFSSRIMNLGRADFQPKATRENWVWHQCHRHYHSIEVFTHYDLLTLNGTRVAEGHKASFCLEDTYCPDGIQKRYSCYNMGQQGISIGCWDTYRHDIDCQWIDITDVRPGEYVFQVEVNPSLDMAESDFKNNVVRCRCKYDGSRVYMFGCHTGDAYSAEAEDLFDHQRQITNNFL; translated from the exons ATGCTGTTCCTCAGCTCCTTATCCGCTCTCCTCCTGCTGCTTTTTCTCTACCCCGCTGAGTTATCTGCGCAGGAGGTGCAGGTGCGGCTTGCAGGGAGTCGCAAAGTCAACGAAGGGCGTCTGGAGGTGTTGTACAACGGCGTATGGGGCACGGTGTGTGACGACCAGGTGAATCTCAACCTGGCTAACGTAGTGTGTAGACAGTTGGGCTTTCAACAGAGTTTCACCTGGGCGCCCAGTGCCAGGTTTGGTCAGGGGCAAG GTCAGATCTGGTTGGATAATGTGAACTGCAGAGGCACTGAGCTCTCTATTGCAGAATGTGGCTCAAACGGTTGGGGAGTCCACGACTGCACCCACGTTGAGGACCTGGGGATCATTTGTAGCCCAGAAAGAAGGCCTGGTTTCTCCTCTGCTTCAGGAGGGGACGCTCGTTCCTCCTCCAGAAATGAGCCGAGACAATCAAGACAGAGACCCCCGCAGCAGCAGTCAGAGAACCCACCACCAGCCCCACCTCACATTCCCTCGTCTTACGGCCGAGGTCACGAGATCGCGCTCCATCGCAACCCACCCACTTCCCGTCGCAACAGGATCTCACCGCAGGAGAACGGTCACGAGATACAGATCTTGCGACGGTATCGTGGCCCAACAGCACAGATATCGAGACCGGCGGCCGGTACAACCCAAAGACAGGAGCAGGACACGTCGAGGAGCGGAACGCCTGCATCAAGACGCCAGGCTGAGCGAGAGACCAACAGGCAGTCTGAGAGGCATCAACCGTACAGCGGGAATCATGTCGAACCAGAGCCTGTTTATCCCGTGACTGATTCCCACTCCATCCAG AGTTCTGACAGCGTTCAGCTGACCGAGGCTCGCCTCAAAGCCGTGCTGTCCGGCAGCCGCGGCGGCTTGGTGAACGAAGGAGTGCTGGAAGTGAAGTACGCTGGGAAATGGCGTCATGTGTGCAGTCACGGCTGGGACCTCACCAGCAGCAATGTCGTCTGCGGCATGCTGGGATTCACTTCTGCTGAGGCGTTTGATCAAAACGCCTACAG GAAACTGTGGGACTCCAAATTAGCTGATCCATCATCCAG ACTGAGGACACAGATCACTAAGAAGACCTACTGGGTGGAGAAGGTGCAGTGTCAGGGCGGAGAGGTCTCCTTGGCTCAGTGCCCTGCCCAACTGTCCCTCCGCAGGAGAGACGGGCCATGCAGGGGGGGCATGCACGCCGTTGTACGCTGCGTCCCCGGACCCCAATTTGCACGTAACGGCCGAGGACGTGCACCACCTTCTGTGTCG aaGAACGTGCGTCTCAAGGCGGGGCCTCGCGTTGGGGAGGGTCGCGTGGAGGTGCTGAAGGACGGCAAATGGGGCACTGTTGCAGACCACCTGTGGGACATCACAGATGCCAACGTGGTTTGCAGAGAGCTGGGCTTTGGGACGGCAATGGAGGCCTTGACCAGGGCTCATCTAGGACAGG GTTCCGGTCCCATCCACATGAACAGTGTGCAGTGCACGGGCCACGAGAGGTCCCTTTTGGACTGTTCCTTCaaagaggttccactgtacaccaTCAAGCACAGCCAGGATGTGGGGGTCCGCTGCAACGTCCCTAACACGGGCACACAGTCCACA GTGAGACTGGCAGGAGGCAGAGACAGAGCAGAAGGCCGTGTGGAGGTGCTGATGGACGTCGGAGGAACAAAGCGCTGGGGTTCAGTCTGCAGTGAGAACTGGGGAATCAACGAGGCCATGGTGGTGTGTCGACAGCTCGGCTTGGGTTTTGCCTCGAGAGCACACCAG GAGACTTGGTACTGGACGAGCTCCAGTGACGCCCGTGATGTGGTTCTGAGTGGAAGTCACTGTGCGGGCTCCGAGACGTCCATCCAGCAATGTCGCAAAAACACACACGTCTACTGTCCAAGAGGTGGCGACGGCAGGGCCGCAGGAGTTACCTGTGTGGAGA CGGCTCCTGACCTGGTCGTGGACGCTCAACTGGTCCAGGAGACAGCTTACCTGGAGGACAGGCCCTTGCATTTGCTGTCATGTGCCAATGAGGAGAACTGTCTCTCCTCCTCCGCTGCCAGGATGCAGTGGCCTTACGGACACAGACGCCTGTTGAGGTTTTCCTCCCGTATCATGAACTTGGGTCGTGCTGATTTTCAACCCAAGGCCACCAGAGAGAACTGGGTTTGGCATCAGTGTCACAG GCACTACCACAGCATTGAGGTGTTCACTCACTATGATCTGCTGACCCTCAATGGCACCAGAGTGGCTGAAGGTCACAAAGCCAGCTTCTGTCTGGAGGACACCTACTGCCCCGACG gTATCCAGAAGCGGTATTCCTGCTACAACATGGGACAGCAGGGTATCTCAATTGGCTGCTGGGATACATACCGCCATGACATCGACTGCCAGTGGATTGACATTACAGATGTGCGGCCGGGTGAATATGTCTTCCAG GTGGAGGTCAACCCATCCTTGGATATGGCAGAGTCTGATTTCAAGAACAACGTTGTCCGCTGTCGGTGCAAGTATGATGGATCCCGGGTGTACATGTTTGGATGCCATACAG GTGATGCTTACAGTGCCGAGGCCGAGGACTTGTTTGACCACCAGCGTCAGATCACCAACAACTTCCTGTGA
- the tekt4 gene encoding tektin-4, which produces MISNMLVLSSIPLSAPVSRQHVNKLSSIGQVGTYLALTIICISIVCSCRCKRMSSEVLVSKPQYDSSAVVPGPLDEGAPLELEAAQPSSGLATAGFRSAKYTPAEWFSSYRSLLQQAGSDHLSAQTIQEDSRILCEKTETTTVRNQINGTRLLGERLQDIHRWKSELQEHIRRLVADTAALQGMKMRLEKALDATETPYAIANDNLTCRSRRLGPDLVLDCVEEELLKEVDLIKSVQALLKRTMDQVSTQIKTNREVKQTLEFDWSDKYEAYALDDQCGRYNNKSTDTQHHAVSASMLAQMSNIPSWVKFTQNNINKALREEKATHNLRELAEQVLLDTTKDLRVQCYNVDQAFLQRCAEQMDAKIQLEVKLKQTLEQIGAQERNIVALQKAIQDKDAPQRVVESRLYRRSLRANMELCRDEPQLSLEKEVKQIGATLESLQQQLSDARRSLSQLEESRMALEKDIMCKGHSLFIEREKCMTQRKLYPTISTLSGY; this is translated from the exons ATGATTTCGAACATGCTTGTCTTGAGTTCGATCCCCCTGAGTGCTCCTGTATCTAGGCAACACGTCAACAAACTCTCATCTATCGGACAAGTAGGCACTTACTTAGCTCTTACTATCATTTGTATCTCAATTGTTTGTAGTTGTCGTTGTAAGAGAATGAGCTCGGAGGTGTTAGTGTCAAAGCCGCAATATGACAGCAGTGCGGTGGTTCCGGGGCCCCTGGACGAAGGGGCCCCGCTAGAGCTGGAGGCCGCGCAGCCCTCCTCGGGCTTAGCTACCGCAGGCTTCCGCTCCGCTAAATACACCCCAGCCGAGTGGTTCTCCAGCTACCGCAGCCTCCTTCAGCAGGCCGGCTCCGACCATCTCTCGGCTCAGACCATCCAAGAGGACTCTCGGATCCTCTGCGAGAAGACAGAGACCACCACGGTCCGCAACCAGATCAACGGGACGCGCCTGCTGGGGGAAAGGCTCCAGGACATCCATCGCTGGAAGTCCGAGCTGCAGGAGCACATCCGCCGCCTGGTGGCCGACACGGCGGCCCTGCAGGGGATGAAAATGCGGCTGGAGAAGGCGCTGGACGCCACGGAGACTCCGTATGCCATCGCTAATGATAATCTGACCTGCAGGAGCCGGAGACTGGGGCCTGACCTGGTCCTGGACTGTGTGGAGGAGGAACTGCTCAAG GAAGTGGACTTGATCAAGAGTGTCCAGGCTCTCCTGAAGAGAACCATGGACCAGGTTTCCACTCAGATCAA GACGAACAGAGAGGTCAAGCAGACGTTGGAGTTCGATTGGTCAGATAAGTACGAGGCCTACGCGTTGGACGACCAGTGCGGAAGATACAACAACAAGAGCACAGACACGCAGCATCACGCCGTCTCGGCCTCCATGTTGGCGCA GATGTCTAACATCCCATCATGGGTCAAgttcacacaaaacaacatcaacaagGCACTGAGGGAGGAAAAGGCCACACATAATCTCAG AGAGCTAGCGGAGCAGGTGCTACTGGATACCACTAAAGACCTGAGGGTCCAGTGCTACAATGTAGACCAAGCCTTCCTGCAACGCTGTGCAGAGCAGATGGACGCTAAGATCCAACTGGAAGTGAAGCTTAAGCAG acttTGGAGCAGATTGGAGCTCAGGAGAGGAACATAGTGGCTCTCCAGAAGGCCATCCAGGACAAAGATGCCCCGCAGAGAGTAGTTGAGTCCAGGTTGTACCGTCGCTCTCTCAGAGCCAACATGGAGCTTTGCAGAGATGAGCCCCAGCTTag CTTGGAAAAAGAGGTGAAGCAGATCGGCGCCACGTTGGAATCTCTGCAGCAGCAGCTGAGCGATGCTCGGCGATCACTGTCCCAGCTGGAGGAGTCCCGCATGGCGCTGGAGAAGGACATCATGTGTAAAGGCCACTCGCTGTTCATCGAAAGAGAAAAATGCATGACTCAGCGTAAATTGTACCCGACAATCTCAACCCTCTCTGGGTATTGA